The genome window TATGGAATATGCTGTGCGACAACAACGGTCACTATACTAAGCGAGCGGATACAAAACACTATAACGATATACGCTTGCTACTCTGTTATGCCGAGCAGACTCCACAGTGTATACTTCAAATTCACAACTCGCAGGCACACACGACCACACAGGTATGCACGCACAGAGGAACGATGGCTGATGAAACACTTTTTGAATGAATACAAGTTCATTTGCTTTCGTTTGACTACGACACAACTAGGCTTTGAGAATATATTTCGTTTCAACACCAAGCTATAGGCTACAAAGGAATCAAGCGAGTATTGCAAAGAGGATCGTTGCCATCCGTTCTTGCTGGCAGCTATGaaccttttctttctctctatctctctttcgccacatttattattgttttggTTATGGGGCGCATGTGCACAGCGCCATCTGCCTCCTTCGCTCTCGTCTAAACAAACCGTTAACTCACCAACCCATCCGACGACGAATCGATACACGAATCCGAGAGAGGCATGTACCTCACCGCGAGGTATGTAAATATATCAgcgtatatgcatatatatggGCAGATCCACTACTTTTCAACCACACTTGCGCACTTGGATCAGCGATTTGACTGCCGATTTTTCcccaaaaaataagtaatgAAACAAGACGATCCTTTAAATTTGAAATCAATTCATGAAATTGATGATActgtagaattttttgaaatttttaaaaagtcatttttaagccatttccatgattttttcatgtgaaCTCTATGTGGTTTAAAGATTTGTATGAAAGcggcatttttcttcttgaacCTTCtacttatgagaaaaaaatagtttttcactCCAAATGAAAATCCGGTTGAATTACTTAAATTACCatctttacaaaatttccCGCATTTTTTAAACGGGGCCAtagcaataatttttctcgtGGACGGCTTTAATACGATTCTAATTTTTTATATCTAGGTATATTCTGTAATTGCATACACATTACCACGTTCCTTTTAATACACAATCTCTCGAAGCTACTTGATTTATGAAAACTCAATGAAATGGCTTAAAGTTATCAGAGAATGTATACCTCATTCTATACccaaacattgaaaatttttttagaatgGGTTTTAGCTGATTAGTGAGctgtgaatttttgaaatgttcCAGTTTTCCGTTTAtgttttcacgtttctgacaTTATTTATTACCGAAATTCATTCGCTATTCTTGACTATGCTAGAATAatccaattttattttctattatgATAACCTACTCTGTTATcaaagcaataaataatggggaagtaaatttttaattgactgaaaatatagtaaagatcattcgaaactagGGTCgcattctttttttacttttttaaagtattttttattttttccagaatGTGACtcaacagagagagagagagagagaggagaacaTGAAACGCTCATGAAATCTAACAGAATTGCCAATTTTCGGATATATCTATCGTAATCTGAAGCTAgaaattttcatatcattaaaaaatgtgcCTCTGATGACTTTTTGTAGTATTATTTCCAATTCATGTTACCATAGCCAGAAATGCAGGGTGGAAATATTCAGCACAagtatcgatgcacaaaatttttaaaatttgcaCATAGCCGACAAGATCCAaccggagaaagaaaaagtataaagCATATCAAAACCAAcagacttatttttcattacataCATTGCATcctgaaataataaatttttatgccATCCAAAAATGAGTCACCGATGACTTTATGTagcattttttgaaatcttcATTACCATGACCAAGATAGGAAGTGTACTTAGCATACATGTCAATGCACAGAATTTATAAGGTTTGCAGGTATCTACTCCGGTTTAATCATCTACATTTCGATACTAACAGATGAAGCACCAATGACTCTTCAAATCAATTAtgccaaaattaaaaaaggacAGCGAAAAAGACAACGCACTTAAATGCCAAtagaattcaaaattgtttgattCATCTGTGCATCGgttttcgaagacagcaattttagACCCATTCAGAAATGAGCAGCTGAAGACTTCAGTAATGAGTTTATTAGTTCATATatgtcggaaccaaaaagttaaatgaTTGCCACACATGCCGattcacagaaatattaagGTTCACAGAGACTTGCTGCATACTAGTAATACGAATTtagatatttttgtaaaaaagtactcaaaaaattcttaaaacaaggtttcaaaaattattatcaCATTGGAGgagaaaatgttgagaaggCTGAAGACAACGTATGTTAGGTCCAGCAAAATGGATGTTGCTCCATAAAGTTTGACAACTTTGTGAAGCAACATGTTTGTTGAGAGCAAAATCAGAGTCCAAACGAATGTACGCTTTGCGAAACATCTCCTGAGCTCCGTAAGGCGCggaaatgacatgccaattttactgTAACCCCGCGAATTGgtttatttatagaaattaAGGTACTCCtatactgcatgctagtcaaatgagtgctaaattttcaaaacgcttttaaaccaagtttaacgtaccgattaaatgtattgttagtggatttgtattacaacaTATTtcattaagatgtaaaaatattaaaaaagctagttttgcaaaaccatcaactgataaatgcaaatttccacgctgacacattttcactggtatttttcaaagaattatctgcgttttttgatcgattttattgcaacaagtctcattctGTTCGTCAACTAGTCAtctatgaatccaccgtgtagttgtttttttttttaacttgatcgtttcactatTGCAGctaatttttcattaagtgaaaaaactttttcattcataatttctgaaggaatgattttaaaggaaaatctacgtggtgaattcgtagaggatcagttgaggaacaaaatgagacttggtgcaataaaatcggttaaaaaatacagaggattttttgaaaaatacctgtgaaaatgtgtcgtcATGGAAATTTTCATCTATCAGTTAATAGTTTtacaaaactatcattttaaatatttttcacgttaataagatatgcttgaatacatatctactaacaataatgttaatcggtacgttgaacttggtctaaaagcgttttgaaaatttagcactcatttgactagcatgcagtacagagatagctgcaaattttgaaaaggaaatttttccacatcgttcgtctgatcgaaaaaataaaaatgtcatcagatttttgcgatcgtgctgcgtacgatgacatttttattattttaatcggatgaacgatgtcaaagagtttcaatttcaaaaactcgAGTTGGTATaccgcaaccgtgagtgcgagagagatagttgcaaatttcgaaatcgtaattctttgacacagtttgaccgattaaaaaaaggctctgtcaatcgatttttgccatcgttctgcgtaggctgacagagcctttttttaatcgatcaaactgtctcaaagaattttgatttcgaaaattccaagtgaggttagtcgactgatccatactcttaattATAGTATCGGCGAGCTTTGGATCAACAGACGACAgggtacttgtcccgagacgaTTCTAcagagtctcttgattactagtaagacaataatcgtctcgaatttcttCCCAGACTTTCATTGTTAgtatttcattgttattgtgtacatttttcataaacttcgtaaaaaacgaacattcgttatatggaaagataaacgattttttacacatGGTCCCTCCCTATATACCCCCCggtttttcttcatacttataaacacgtttatctaaataatcaataagacgaactcgttaaaatttgatatgcgtttcagtcgactacccattgaaaaactgtgtaaatttcaagactttttaagaaaatcgtttcgtacatgaactaccttaaaagaTGATCGATAATACAATATCaacgaaagataaaaataaaagaaaaactgcACGAACAATAAGTTGAAATAAATCAAATCTTTTATTTGTTGCTGCGTTCATTAGTAGattaaaacaatattttttaaatagacaatttcgaaaataaagaaacgaacTTCCCGCGCAATTTTCGAACGGTAATATTGACTGGTCGACTGGATCCTAATTAAACCTCgttgacattaaaaaaaattggagataacatcaatgaatgtttcaatttaatttttaccacacatgcaccgaaattcaattttccgaaATCGGAAGGTTGATTTTTCGGTGCCTGTgtaatgaaaaatagtatacactccgcgggagtgaaattagactaCCTCAAATCGTGTgctctgcccgcggtttgaagtagtctactttccctccctaggtgcgTAATATACTAGTTTATAGTTAAGATTTTCAAACAAACGTTTTAATTGATCAAAAATCACTACCAAATGATTTTGCATTAGTGTATACttttcttgtaaattttttcagaCAGACGCGGATgctcttcttttcttttaataaACGTCACAGATATGTCACGTCGAAAATAGAAATGATTAGTTTTCCAATATTCAATGACTAATTTCGACGCAATTGTGGACAAATACTACCGCTATTTGCTAAGAAAAATCttagctttttcaaaaatctctaaaaatCTAGTAActggtaaaaaaattaaatataatCGTTCCTTTATACTTTTCGATTCTTAAATTCTCTATTTAAGAATgtttcattgaatttattaCTGTAGATTAATGTTATTTGATTCATGACTTCTTTGTATTATCATAATAAGtttcttttctattttgagaatcaatttttttttcaaatttcaatattaaatttattatgaATCAATGACTAATGTTTGGATATTCCAGACCCGAAAGCTCACAATTTTTGATTCAAGAGTTGCAGTATCACGGAATTATATATTCTAAATTGATAACGCGAGATCGACTATACGAAAGAAGGTTCCGCAGCTTAGGTTATAATTTCTGGACTGAtttctaaaaaataagaataaaaagatGTTTATAGATTATTTTATCACATGCTCTTACAAACATCTCAATTCcaatttattcgtttattttgtaaGCATACCGATGAGATTAAGTTCTTCGATCCTGCGTAGtctaacgaaaaaatataatttcaagAATTATCATTCATagagaataaaattaattttgaatcATTTACATTTCTGAAGTGaccgaaaaatgtgaattctCAACTTTTCTCTTAGCCTCGTCGTACTTTGATTGCAATTCCTCGGGATCTGTTAGGAAACGTTGCCACATTATTGTTGTATCACGCTCGAAGGAATTGTCCAGAGTTTTTCTCTGTGGACAAAAATGTTataaattaatttgaaaaaaggcttttttttaaatttcagcaATGAATCTTAATCTTACGTTCATGTCTTTGATTTTCGCTCGAACTTCTGTGACTCGTTCCTGTATATCACGAACATGTCTAGTACCTTCGTCGAGGCGTTCCAATAATTCGTAAGAAGTTGGTTTCAAGCTGTTTGTAACACCTTTCTTTTCTTCATCATAAATCGACATTATTTCTTCTTccctgaaaaattgaattttctcaactttctatgaattattttgatATTGACTAGATATGATTATTCAATATTAGAGCATAACAATTCTACAGTTTTTTCCGTGTTATTCTACGGTTTACTTTCTCTATTGTTCCGAGAAAATTTTGCGAAGTGTAGAAGTTTGTTACagaagtgaaaaattatgaagggaattcTATAATCGTTTTGGCTCCTGTATAGGCGAGAAAAACTCACAGCTGCTTCAACTTAGTGATTCTTGCATTGTGTAGAATACCCAAAAGaacttttttccgtttttcattttcctgtaCCAGCACATCGTACTGTTTAGTCGCTACGCTCAAGTCGTCGGGATTGCTATCCGCACCAAGAAGTAACGATATCAATACTTTGTTGAAAACATTTCTTTCCTTCGGTGGTGATTTTAAAATAGCCTCATATTTCGCTTGTTCCTCTTTCATACTTTCCTGTATCaatatcgaaatatatttgaaattttttatttttgattgtTGTCTCCAATAGCATGAAAAGTTTCGACGTTTATAAATTGTTTTATCGATAAAAGTCCTTTATCATGGATTAtacaaatggaaaattttatttcgtgcGATTTGAGACAAGCATTTAatctatttcaaaattataatgaatgaaagaaaatcagTCACGGAATAATTTGTCGAAACAATAGttaacactttaaaatgaTCGTTGCCGGAAATTAAAGTGAACGTAGTTTCACATGGATGAATTATCCAGATTTTTATCTAAATACGCACATAGAAGATTTTTACATCTCAAAAGTTTTGATGCTAAGAAACATGTTTATTTATCCGCGAGTGTTACCGAAATTTCTCCgacaaaaatatattgagaAATGATCTTTTTCCTCTTATTTCAGATAAATCGTTTGTAATTACGAGAAAACCACTTACAGATCGCATTGACGAGAGACTGTATTCAGTGGCAAGATAATAACGACCATCTGCAATAAATACAAGAATTTCTTTGAGACAACGAAGCTGAAGTTGCATCAACATAGAAAGTAAATCTGAATATCCGTGTCCTCGTTCGCGAGTGAGAGTTCGCAAAGTTTGTAGTTTCGCCAAACGGTGTTTCCACCTCTCAACCCTCGCATAACCATCATTCACGAGCATTTTCGTTAAGACCAGCCTCGCGTATTGTCTTACGAGCTCCAACAATTGTTGCTCACGCATCAATTCTTCATTCTCCTCGAGAAATTCTCGTCTGCTTGTTAATGTTGCGATTTCCATCCTTACCCCAaaacaaagaataaaaattctatattttatataatgaataaatatataaatatatatagtaaaaaataaatatgaaaattgcagTTTGAAGCTTATGCATTAATGCTCTAAAATTTGATCATTTTaaatcaaacaaatttatttcattcaacAACTGAATTAagaatgattttcattttgataaactttttcatttttctagaGGTTCGAACGTTTTATCGTGATAAACTCGACATTTATTTAGCAAAATGATCTAATAATGAACTTGGTTTgtaaaagaataaataaattttgttaaaactgagCTCTCACTGAATCTCCGATTCTGACTGAGGAATAATCGAACCActgttgttataaatattaGCTGCATGGGCAGCTATCGCAACGCCTGCAGCTTCTTCAATcttggcatttattttgtccATTTTCGACGATATGAGACtgtaatatgaaaaaaaatgtataaatttttaaaatcaaagaaaatctaaagtaaatttttcaatataagtTAATTTCTTGACAGCTATACagtctttctttctttttcgaacTTACTTCGTTTGGCAactcaataattcgtgaattttttcattgtagCATTGGTATTTCACGTCTTCCATAAGCGAGTCATAATCAGAATCAACAGCTTGTTCCACTTTACCACCAAAATGGCGCTTTACGTAAATTCCAAGATATTCGTTGTATATATCCATCTGTTTTATGAAAATGTCGAGAGGCACTTGAGTCCAAATAACGGGCGAGGATTTCTGGgcaaagaaataaattcttcattgTATCGTTGCAGAAGTGCAAACTAATTTAAGCTGAAATCGAATTTGACCGTGAAACAAttggcaatattttttcaaaatgatcaaaaATAGCGTAGATattgaatattgaaatttcaaaatctagaatttttcttttaccttTTCAGTTGTATTTGTATAAACTTGAAGCAACGATTCAAGGtcatgaaataataaacgatggCACGAGTCAAACTCTTCAAGAGCACTGCCACAGTCTACATATATTTTGTTATGCTTTATTCTATCTTTTTCCAGCCCCAATTCTTCAGATTCCATATCATCATCGAGTTTTAGTCCCAACCCCCTGAAAGTATTTAACTCTgttgattaaaatttttctatagaaaattaatattattctgtgaatttaaaatatatattctgtTAACTTGGatttataattgaaaaatgatccATTTAAGAAACGATGTATGATTTAGGAATGATTGGAAAGCCAATAATTGAACTAGatttaataacaaaaatcaaaatcgtttAATTGGAAAATATTGTCAAAACATCTCTGCCTTGGAAAGTCATTCAGTTCTTGAAAtaagtttttttcacaatataaaGTAGATTTACtttagatttttcaaactttcttcCAGAGTTTGAACATAGTTTGCATCTTCTTTGTAAgcatctttttcaatttctagcTGCTCAGAAAGTCGTGTACATCTAGCAGAATCAACATCCAAAAGCTGCACTAATTCTGGACAGTCTTTGATTGCTTGGGCAAGTTTTGAATCCAGTTCTTCTCCATCCAACCAATCTCCGTGCTTTTTTATGTGCTTTTCCCTATTTGTTTTtaatattgtaataaaaataattattcaacaaATTCCAACAgtgaaattatattttatgaaaaatctaaTCACTTTGTTCgaccaaaaattttgttggggaaactggaaaaaaaccagttcttttttctcaagttgccacaaaaaatgcaacaataatatttttctggTGTTTAGATTCAGATCATttggataaatatttaaaatgtaGTTTATTTAGTTTTAATGTGTAGTTTATGATACTAATTATGAATTTAATTGATGAACGTaaatattgtcaaatttaaattctcaCAATCTCGCATCTTCAGGCGACAGATAATTGTCTCGTCCAACATTAGAACAAAACCACTTGAAAAAGGGTTGAGCGATGGAATCGTCGCAAGTTTTATTCAATACTTCAGGTGTAATACGCGATGGGAGTCCAGGCAATATTTCCCGCACTTTGGTGTAAAGAATTGCTCCGGTAACACTCATTTCAgtgtataaataataaaaaaaatagtttgctCCGCTGTTGCCGGTTGATTTGAACCAGGGAAATCAGTTATTTTTTCCCAATATAAAGAAGTATTTCACTTATGACGAACGTGAGAATATGAGGATGATTGATGCTTtctataaaaatgattaacaATAACATTGATGGAAAAAGATTTCGGATCTTAACCTCAAAAAAGCTTCACACCGCGCggatttttcaattcgaagACACTGGTTAACTGCATGGTATGGTTGTGATCTGCTCCCTGGTGATCTGTTTTGTGACCAATGCTGACTCCAAGCGACAAACGAAGAAAGCGAAATTATGATGATTCCACAATTCGTTACTAGAGTGCGCTGATTTTAGCGCAGAAAAACCCTGCAGAGGGGCAAATGCTTTTGGTTTCGTATATGCTTTTACATCGTGTACATCGTATTTTTTATACGtactttttgttttgaaatttgagtttgagaatagaaaagtTTTAAGTAaaccaaacgaaaaaaaatgaggcacATATCTTTcggataaatgaataaattggaaaaatatatgtatCTGTAGCGGTGAGAAGAATAACTCTGCTCAATATTGTCCCAGTTGGAACGTTCAGAAGGATCTCACAAGGGTATATTgagatatcaatttttttatcacgatCTTTTATTTtgcgtcataaaaaaaattgtattaataTAACTAAGGCACCTGGATTTTTGTTCCTATTCGAAATTAAGAATCTTCTTTTTCTACTTCTTTGGCTTTCGCGAGGAGAGGTCTACGGTTTACACACGTTGCCTATTATTGGGCTCAATGCATGTCGTTTAATAAATCTAGCCATTGCCAAACAAGTATTATGTACAAGTTTTTGTAAAATGTAAATTCGCAACCCCCtattttatcgttattttgttttatcggAACGTGTGCATTGAGCGTATCTCAAGTAGCTCATCAAATtagcaaaaataataaataataactgGTAAAAAGCTATAAATTGGTGGAGACCTTTATTTTGGCATACTTCTGAGGATATACAAGTCTGACCTCTACCTCCAAGGCTTGATCCGccatcttgaaaaaagtcgcACCCACCCAGTTTTTTCCGTTATTTCTGAGTATAACCGTTAGTATATGATCGGGATGAATGTTATTATGAAAATTCGAGTTCATATAATTCTCTATAAAAAAAGTAGAATGCATTTTATTCGTAgcttaaatatttttctggtTATATAGCTTAGCCTATTTTATActcgaataaatatattttctgtcTCAGACAATCGTTGAAATCATCT of Venturia canescens isolate UGA chromosome 6, ASM1945775v1, whole genome shotgun sequence contains these proteins:
- the dgt3 gene encoding HAUS augmin-like complex subunit 3 isoform X2, with the translated sequence MSVTGAILYTKVREILPGLPSRITPEVLNKTCDDSIAQPFFKWFCSNVGRDNYLSPEDARLEKHIKKHGDWLDGEELDSKLAQAIKDCPELVQLLDVDSARCTRLSEQLEIEKDAYKEDANYVQTLEESLKNLKGLGLKLDDDMESEELGLEKDRIKHNKIYVDCGSALEEFDSCHRLLFHDLESLLQVYTNTTEKKSSPVIWTQVPLDIFIKQMDIYNEYLGIYVKRHFGGKVEQAVDSDYDSLMEDVKYQCYNEKIHELLSCQTNLISSKMDKINAKIEEAAGVAIAAHAANIYNNSGSIIPQSESEIQMEIATLTSRREFLEENEELMREQQLLELVRQYARLVLTKMLVNDGYARVERWKHRLAKLQTLRTLTRERGHGYSDLLSMLMQLQLRCLKEILVFIADGRYYLATEYSLSSMRSESMKEEQAKYEAILKSPPKERNVFNKVLISLLLGADSNPDDLSVATKQYDVLVQENEKRKKVLLGILHNARITKLKQLEEEIMSIYDEEKKGVTNSLKPTSYELLERLDEGTRHVRDIQERVTEVRAKIKDMNRKTLDNSFERDTTIMWQRFLTDPEELQSKYDEAKRKVENSHFSVTSEM
- the dgt3 gene encoding uncharacterized protein dgt3 isoform X3 encodes the protein MSVTGAILYTKVREILPGLPSRITPEVLNKTCDDSIAQPFFKWFCSNVGRDNYLSPEDARLGLGLKLDDDMESEELGLEKDRIKHNKIYVDCGSALEEFDSCHRLLFHDLESLLQVYTNTTEKKSSPVIWTQVPLDIFIKQMDIYNEYLGIYVKRHFGGKVEQAVDSDYDSLMEDVKYQCYNEKIHELLSCQTNLISSKMDKINAKIEEAAGVAIAAHAANIYNNSGSIIPQSESEIQVRMEIATLTSRREFLEENEELMREQQLLELVRQYARLVLTKMLVNDGYARVERWKHRLAKLQTLRTLTRERGHGYSDLLSMLMQLQLRCLKEILVFIADGRYYLATEYSLSSMRSESMKEEQAKYEAILKSPPKERNVFNKVLISLLLGADSNPDDLSVATKQYDVLVQENEKRKKVLLGILHNARITKLKQLEEEIMSIYDEEKKGVTNSLKPTSYELLERLDEGTRHVRDIQERVTEVRAKIKDMNRKTLDNSFERDTTIMWQRFLTDPEELQSKYDEAKRKVENSHFSVTSEM
- the dgt3 gene encoding HAUS augmin-like complex subunit 3 isoform X1, which translates into the protein MSVTGAILYTKVREILPGLPSRITPEVLNKTCDDSIAQPFFKWFCSNVGRDNYLSPEDARLEKHIKKHGDWLDGEELDSKLAQAIKDCPELVQLLDVDSARCTRLSEQLEIEKDAYKEDANYVQTLEESLKNLKGLGLKLDDDMESEELGLEKDRIKHNKIYVDCGSALEEFDSCHRLLFHDLESLLQVYTNTTEKKSSPVIWTQVPLDIFIKQMDIYNEYLGIYVKRHFGGKVEQAVDSDYDSLMEDVKYQCYNEKIHELLSCQTNLISSKMDKINAKIEEAAGVAIAAHAANIYNNSGSIIPQSESEIQVRMEIATLTSRREFLEENEELMREQQLLELVRQYARLVLTKMLVNDGYARVERWKHRLAKLQTLRTLTRERGHGYSDLLSMLMQLQLRCLKEILVFIADGRYYLATEYSLSSMRSESMKEEQAKYEAILKSPPKERNVFNKVLISLLLGADSNPDDLSVATKQYDVLVQENEKRKKVLLGILHNARITKLKQLEEEIMSIYDEEKKGVTNSLKPTSYELLERLDEGTRHVRDIQERVTEVRAKIKDMNRKTLDNSFERDTTIMWQRFLTDPEELQSKYDEAKRKVENSHFSVTSEM